DNA sequence from the Leptolyngbyaceae cyanobacterium genome:
CAAAATCCGCCAAGTTGTAGTGAAGGGAAAGCAGGGAAATCCGCTGGTTAAAGTTCCTTTGATTCCCGCTGCTTTAGGTTTAACAGGTGCTACGCTTTTGTTTCCAGTCACAACTGTGGTAGCAGCCGTTGCTGTTTTTGGCGCTAAGCTTACTTTAGTTATCGAACGTCAAGAAGAAGTAGCTTAATATTTTGGCAATTAAATAGCTAAATCT
Encoded proteins:
- a CDS encoding DUF4342 domain-containing protein translates to MNAQFERIEDRVTTVIVDSTAVESETPEKERVEEFNINHERVLGFFKNVIHQGKIRQVVVKGKQGNPLVKVPLIPAALGLTGATLLFPVTTVVAAVAVFGAKLTLVIERQEEVA